The following proteins are encoded in a genomic region of Nomascus leucogenys isolate Asia chromosome 17, Asia_NLE_v1, whole genome shotgun sequence:
- the GPX4 gene encoding phospholipid hydroperoxide glutathione peroxidase isoform X2 produces MSLGRLCRLLKPALLCGALAAPGLAGTMCASRDDWRCARSMHEFSAKDIDGHTVNLDKYRGFVCIVTNVASQUGKTEVNYTQLVDLHARYAECGLRILAFPCNQFGKQEPGSNEEIKEFAAGYNVKFDMFSKICVNGDDAHPLWKWMKIQPKGKGILGNAIKWNFTKFLIDKNGCVVKRYGPMEEPLVIEKDLPHYF; encoded by the exons ATGAGCCTCGGCCGCCTTTGCCGCCTGCTAAAGCCGGCGCTACTCTGTGGGGCTCTGGCCGCGCCAGGCCTGGCCGGGACCATG TGCGCGTCCCGGGACGACTGGCGCTGTGCGCGCTCCATGCACGAGTTTTCCGCCAAGGACATCGACGGGCACACGGTTAACCTGGACAAGTACCG GGGCTTCGTGTGCATCGTCACCAACGTCGCCTCCCAGTGAGGCAAGACCGAAGTGAACTACACTCAGCTCGTCGACCTGCACGCCCGATACGCTGAGTGTGGTTTGCGGATCCTGGCCTTCCCTTGTAACCAGTTCGGGAAGCAG GAGCCAGGGAGTAACGAAGAGATCAAAGAGTTCGCCGCGGGCTACAACGTCAAATTCGATATGTTCAGCAAGATCTGCGTGAACGGGGACGACGCCCACCCGCTGTGGAAGTGGATGAAGATCCAACCAAAGGGCAAGGGCATCCTGGGAAA TGCCATCAAGTGGAACTTCACCAAG TTCCTCATTGACAAGAACGGCTGCGTGGTGAAGCGTTACGGACCCATGGAGGAACCCCTG GTGATAGAGAAGGACCTGCCCCACTATTTCTAG
- the GPX4 gene encoding phospholipid hydroperoxide glutathione peroxidase isoform X1: MGRAGAGSPGRRRQRCQSRGRRRPRAPRRRKAPACRRRRARRGRKEPCPRSSGPEIHECPESQDPCASRDDWRCARSMHEFSAKDIDGHTVNLDKYRGFVCIVTNVASQUGKTEVNYTQLVDLHARYAECGLRILAFPCNQFGKQEPGSNEEIKEFAAGYNVKFDMFSKICVNGDDAHPLWKWMKIQPKGKGILGNAIKWNFTKFLIDKNGCVVKRYGPMEEPLVIEKDLPHYF, translated from the exons ATGGGCCGCGCGGGCGCAGGCTCCCCCGGGCGCCGCAGGCAGCGGTGCCAGAGCCGGGGCAGGCGGCGGCCGCGAGCCCCTCGGCGGCGGAAGGCTCCAGCGTGCAGGCGCAGGAGGGCGCGTCGCGGGCGGAAGGAGCCCTGTCCCCGCAGCTCGGGACCGGAGATCCACGAATGTCCCGAGTCCCAGGACCCG TGCGCGTCCCGGGACGACTGGCGCTGTGCGCGCTCCATGCACGAGTTTTCCGCCAAGGACATCGACGGGCACACGGTTAACCTGGACAAGTACCG GGGCTTCGTGTGCATCGTCACCAACGTCGCCTCCCAGTGAGGCAAGACCGAAGTGAACTACACTCAGCTCGTCGACCTGCACGCCCGATACGCTGAGTGTGGTTTGCGGATCCTGGCCTTCCCTTGTAACCAGTTCGGGAAGCAG GAGCCAGGGAGTAACGAAGAGATCAAAGAGTTCGCCGCGGGCTACAACGTCAAATTCGATATGTTCAGCAAGATCTGCGTGAACGGGGACGACGCCCACCCGCTGTGGAAGTGGATGAAGATCCAACCAAAGGGCAAGGGCATCCTGGGAAA TGCCATCAAGTGGAACTTCACCAAG TTCCTCATTGACAAGAACGGCTGCGTGGTGAAGCGTTACGGACCCATGGAGGAACCCCTG GTGATAGAGAAGGACCTGCCCCACTATTTCTAG